The sequence below is a genomic window from Pleurocapsa sp. PCC 7327.
GGTTATTTCATTCTGATTGCAGTTAACCAAGAAATGAATTTGACAAGCGACCCCGCGCTGTCGTTAGGCGCATCTGGTAGGCGCGAGTTGGCTCAAAATTTAAGTCCATCTTATAGGACTTAAGGTATCAGACAGAGAATTTATCTCTGGCTTTCGAGAATGAAATAGCCCTGCCTCGCAATCCCCTTGCGAGACAGCCCTTTTTAATGATAGGATAACGAATTGTGTCGAATTTAAAGAGAGTTCATGCCTAAACTAAAAACTCGTAAAGCAGCAGCAAAGCGCTTCACTGCTACCGGAAGCGGCAAGAAAATTTTTCGCCGTAAAGCTTACAAAAATCACATGCTGTACCATAAGAGTTCCGAACAAAAGCGTCGTCGCTTATCCCATATCGCTTTAGTTCACGAGAGCGACGAAAAAGAAGTTCGGCTGATGCTGCCATATTTATAAAAATTTTGTTGTAAACCATCTATCTAAGCAATTAAAATCCATCAAGAGTAACTATGACAAGGGTAAAACGGGGTAACGTCGCTCGCAAACGCCGTAAAAAAATTCTTAAACTAGCCAAAGGCTTTAGAGGATCGCACTCAAAACTTTTCCGTACAGCCAATCAGCAGGTGATGAAAGCACTGCGCTATGCGTATGCCGACCGCCGCAAGCGCAAGCGCGATTTTCGTCGCCTCTGGATTACGCGCATCAATGCAGCCGCACGAGTGCAGGGAATAAGTTACAGCCAACTGACAGGTCAACTGAAAAAAGCTAATATCCAACTCAACCGGAAAATGCTAGCGCAGTTAGCCGTGCTAGATCCCCAGGCATTCGCCAAAGTTGTAGAAGTCGCAGGTCAGAATTAGTTCAAAGTGCGGAGGACACCGCCGCATTCGGAAGGCACGAGGCGGGAACCTCTTCCCACCTTTAAGTGTTGTCACCGGAACAAGTTCCGGTTAGGTCGGCGGTTCAGAGTTCAAAAAGAGTGAATAAACTTTGAATTTTGAATGATTAACGCAATGCCATCGTCAAAATTCCCTGCTGTCCTAGTAGAATCTCCCGCAACAAAGTACATATTCCCACCCAAATAATTGGGCTAATATCAACGCCACCGAGAGGGGGTACGATTTTTCGTACTGGTATGAGAAAAGGTTCGGTCGGCCAAGCGACAAGATTGAAGGGAAAGCGATTGAGATCGACTTGAGGATACCAAGTTAAAACGATCCTCAAGATAAATAACAAGATTGCCAGTCCCAAAAAAAAACCGAGTATCCAAGTCCCTAAATTAACAATATCCATAGTTTCGATCGCTGATGAGGCTTTATTCTAAGTATAAAACCTCGCCCGATCATTGCTGGACTCAACGCCACGCGACTATCCTGATAAGAGGAGTAAGTCGTAAATTAGAATGAGTAATTATTCCAATCGTTTAATAAAAATTGCCGTAATTGGCGACATCCACGATCGCTGGGAAGAAACAGATAATCTTGCTCTCCAACATCTAAAAGTCGATCTCGTTCTCTTTGTCGGCGATTTTGGCAATGAATCGGTAGAAGTGGTTCGCCGGATTGCCTCTTTAGAAATTCCCAAAGCAGCCATTATGGGCAATCACGATGCTTGGTATACGGCATCGGCTTGGGGGCGCAGGCAATGTCCCTACGACCATGAAAAGGAAGATTGGGTACAACAGCAGCTAGACTTATTAGGAGAGGCACACGTCGGCTATGGCAAGTTAGATTTTCCCCAGTTGAACTTATCGGTTGTGGGCAGTCGTCCCTTTAGCTGGGGGGGACCTGAGTGGAAAAATAAAGAATTTCTGCGCGATCGCTATGGAGTAACTAATTTTAAAGAATCTACGACTAAAATTGTGGCGGCTGCCAGTCAAACCGCCTGCGATACAGTCATTTTTCTCGGTCATAACGGACCTTTTGGATTGGGAGACAAACCAGAAGATATTTGCGGTCGAGATTGGGAACCGTTAGGAGGAGATTACGGCGATCCCGATTTTGCCGAAGCAATAGACATAGTACGTGCTACCGGGAAATGGATTCCTCTGGTTACTTTCGGGCACATGCACCATCACTTACGCCACACGCGATCGCGATTGCGGACGGCTGTTACAACCTCTCCAGAAGGAACGGTTTATTTGAATGCAGCCAGCGTTCCTCGCATCATCAGACAAGCTGGAGAAACCTGTCGCAATTTTTCTCTGGTTACTTTACAAAATGGGATTGTGGCTGAAATATCCTTGGTTTGGGTAGGAGAGGAGTTGACAATCGTTTCTAACCATCTCCTTTACCGCGATCGCGATTCAGTTCTCCAACCTATTTAGCGGTCTTGCCATCCTTGGCACTAGCTTTGTTAAAATAAAAAATTGTTCGCCTTGGAGAGGTGGCAGAGTGGTCGATCGCGCTCGACTTGAAATCGAGTGTACCGAAAGGTACCGTGGGTTCAAATCCCACCCTCTCCGTTAATCAGTTTTAGACAACTGCGTCTGGGTTATAATTTCGGCATCGGCCGGCATTCCCGGCTTGGCAAGACCGTCGGGGCGATCGATACTAATTTTGACTCCAAAGACTTGTCTGACGCGGTCTTCTTTGAAATAAATATTTTCTGGCGTAAATGAAGCTTGAGTGTCGATCGCGCTAATTTTGGCACTAAGGGGTTTATCGGGTGCGGAGTCAAGAAAGACTTTCGCAGGCTGACCGACTTTGACCTTACCAATCTCTCCTTCGGGAACAAATCCCCTCAGATAAACCTCATCGGGATTGATGACGGTCAGCAGGGTTTTCCCCGTCGTAACGACTGCGCCCGGTTCGACGCTACGAGTCACGACCACGCCATTAATGGGACTAATAATGTTGAGGTCGGAGATTTTGCTTTGAATCTCTTGTATGGTCGCTTGGGCGTTCGCGACCTCCGCTTGGGCAGCAGCCTGTTTCAAACGGGCTTGTGCTACTTGAGTCCGCAATGACTGAATTTGCATCGCGCGGACATCTGGGTTTAACTCGGCAGTTTTGGCTTGTTGAAGTTGTCCTTGGGCAGCCCGTACCAGTTTCTGTGCTGATTCTACTGAAGATTGGCGCGCCTGTACCGTTGCTTGGGCAGTCTCGAAGGCAGTCTGCCTCTGGTCGAATTCTTGTTGGGTAACAGCGCCTTGGGAGACTAATTTGGCGTAGCGATCGCGATCGGTTTGTGCTAGTTTCAACTGCGCTTTCGCTTGTTCTAAGTTTGCCCTGGCTTCGTTGAGTTGGGCGATACTCGAAGCGAGGGTCGATTCGGCTTGCAAAACCCGACCGCTAGCTTCTCCCTGGGCCTGTTGCCGATTCAATTGAATTTCTCGAATTTGGCTTTCTAGAACGTCGATTTGCAGGCGGGCTTGTCTCTCTTGTTGCTGGGCGGCATTTAAACGCGCCTGTGCCCCTTTCAGTTGCGCATTCAGATCCTGGTCGTCCATGCGAACGATCGTTTGACCTTTTCTAACTCGATCCCCCTCTCGCACAGCGATAAAATTAACCCGTCCGGCATATTTTGCGCCGATATTGGTTTCGTATCCTTCTATGCGTCCGCTTACTTCGAGCGGTTTCACTTGCGCCGGAGAGAGGAAATACCAGGTCGTTCCGGCGATCGCAGCAGCTAACAAGCCCATAGGAACGAACAGTTTGGGAGATAGTTGGCGCTTCTGTTTGGGAATATCTACCCTGACTTCCGGTTCTTTCTCTTTCAAATAGACTTGAGCCATCAGTTCCTCCCTTGATTTCGCCGTTGAGGAGAGCTTCTTAACTCCGATCTGCTTGTCTGCCGATTTCTTAATCTATTTAGCACAATGGTAATAAAAGCTTGTTTCTCTTCTAATTTCATACTAGACCGTACAGTTTAGTCAAAAGTAAAAACTTCACAAGAATTTAAAGATGCTGCTTGAGGTAATGTTTCGTGTTTAAAGCAGAGGATATCTTACAAGAGCGCTATCAGCTACGGCGACAATTGGGACGTACCGCAGTAGGGCACCAAACTTGGCTGGCGATCGATTTGCAGACAAACGAACGAGTTACGATCAAACTACTTGCCTTTAGTCCGCAAATGCGATGGGAAGAATTGAAACTCTTCGAGCGAGAAGCACAAGTTTTAGAATCGCTCGCTCATCCGAAAATTCCCCGCTATAGAGATTATTTCGATCTCGACAAAAATGCAGGCGGTGGAGTTCCCTGGTTTGCGCTGGTACAAGATTATATTCCTGGCGTTTCGTTGCAAGAATTATTAGAGAGAGGAAAGCGACTGAGCGAAAAAGAAGTTCGCGCGATCGCGACGCAAGTTCTGGAAATCCTCATTTATTTACACGAACTCAGTCCTCCCGTCTTGCATCGGGATATCAAGCCCAGCAATTTAATATTGGGAGAAGACCAGTATATTTATCTCGTCGATTTTGGTGCCGTACAAGCGCAAGCGGCAGTGACGGGGGTAACGTTTACGATAGTAGGAACTAGCGGTTATGCGCCCCTAGAGCAGTTTTGGGGACGCGCGGTTCCCGCATCCGATATATATGCCTTGGGAGCGACATTAATTCATTTGCTCGCTGGAATTGCACCTGTCGAGCTACCACAGAAAGATTCTCGCATTCAATTTGCCGATCGAGTCAGCATTCGAGGAGATTTGCTTGCTTGGATCGAAAAGGCGACTGAAACCGCTATCGAAAAGCGTTTTCGGAGTGCTAGAGAAGCCCTAGAAACTTTAAGGACTGGGAGACTTCGACCAATTTCTCGCAATATCGCTGCGGTTTCTTCGGGTCATAAATTTCCTAAACCCCACGACTCTT
It includes:
- the rplT gene encoding 50S ribosomal protein L20; its protein translation is MTRVKRGNVARKRRKKILKLAKGFRGSHSKLFRTANQQVMKALRYAYADRRKRKRDFRRLWITRINAAARVQGISYSQLTGQLKKANIQLNRKMLAQLAVLDPQAFAKVVEVAGQN
- a CDS encoding YggT family protein; the encoded protein is MDIVNLGTWILGFFLGLAILLFILRIVLTWYPQVDLNRFPFNLVAWPTEPFLIPVRKIVPPLGGVDISPIIWVGICTLLREILLGQQGILTMALR
- a CDS encoding serine/threonine-protein kinase codes for the protein MFKAEDILQERYQLRRQLGRTAVGHQTWLAIDLQTNERVTIKLLAFSPQMRWEELKLFEREAQVLESLAHPKIPRYRDYFDLDKNAGGGVPWFALVQDYIPGVSLQELLERGKRLSEKEVRAIATQVLEILIYLHELSPPVLHRDIKPSNLILGEDQYIYLVDFGAVQAQAAVTGVTFTIVGTSGYAPLEQFWGRAVPASDIYALGATLIHLLAGIAPVELPQKDSRIQFADRVSIRGDLLAWIEKATETAIEKRFRSAREALETLRTGRLRPISRNIAAVSSGHKFPKPHDSLLRIERSVDRLKIFVPAGGLRRFNEIFKFGFLGLIVLYWVLPFVSFFSIVLPGISSVFWGILAIILGVLCGTQTQISCDRVSFELARKILGITYKREMGINPEILDIFLQRTGSIFQVVIRSPDRIYNLGGALSEDEATWLAQEIKDWLRKSAMGEEI
- a CDS encoding TIGR04168 family protein, with product MSNYSNRLIKIAVIGDIHDRWEETDNLALQHLKVDLVLFVGDFGNESVEVVRRIASLEIPKAAIMGNHDAWYTASAWGRRQCPYDHEKEDWVQQQLDLLGEAHVGYGKLDFPQLNLSVVGSRPFSWGGPEWKNKEFLRDRYGVTNFKESTTKIVAAASQTACDTVIFLGHNGPFGLGDKPEDICGRDWEPLGGDYGDPDFAEAIDIVRATGKWIPLVTFGHMHHHLRHTRSRLRTAVTTSPEGTVYLNAASVPRIIRQAGETCRNFSLVTLQNGIVAEISLVWVGEELTIVSNHLLYRDRDSVLQPI
- a CDS encoding HlyD family secretion protein, with the translated sequence MAQVYLKEKEPEVRVDIPKQKRQLSPKLFVPMGLLAAAIAGTTWYFLSPAQVKPLEVSGRIEGYETNIGAKYAGRVNFIAVREGDRVRKGQTIVRMDDQDLNAQLKGAQARLNAAQQQERQARLQIDVLESQIREIQLNRQQAQGEASGRVLQAESTLASSIAQLNEARANLEQAKAQLKLAQTDRDRYAKLVSQGAVTQQEFDQRQTAFETAQATVQARQSSVESAQKLVRAAQGQLQQAKTAELNPDVRAMQIQSLRTQVAQARLKQAAAQAEVANAQATIQEIQSKISDLNIISPINGVVVTRSVEPGAVVTTGKTLLTVINPDEVYLRGFVPEGEIGKVKVGQPAKVFLDSAPDKPLSAKISAIDTQASFTPENIYFKEDRVRQVFGVKISIDRPDGLAKPGMPADAEIITQTQLSKTD
- the rpmI gene encoding 50S ribosomal protein L35, yielding MPKLKTRKAAAKRFTATGSGKKIFRRKAYKNHMLYHKSSEQKRRRLSHIALVHESDEKEVRLMLPYL